From Oryza brachyantha chromosome 9, ObraRS2, whole genome shotgun sequence, a single genomic window includes:
- the LOC102708742 gene encoding uncharacterized protein LOC102708742 yields MRSPSILSQCLAGFLSHEKAAAHCVNVVPERETHLPSPAVEIVPSKNVHPYKYAGDNIEMHGMNIFKGKVSVVDIVGLSGSEVVTPKGEGPLKCCESSIDLVNVLKNEIRDGLLTFRSKQVLELGCGYGLPGIFACLKGASTVHFQDPSAEIIRCKTIPNVLANIEQAQDKHGHQQGSPLTPSRQQLTRDIHFYAGEWEELHTVLSVIHEDEVDASSGVGLEFCEDDILDGYSSQDASNICQETSSRRSRKLSGSRAWERGNETTTGDGGYDIVLVNEIPYSANSLQNLYLLIKKCLRPPYGVMYLAARKNYIGSSSAVRQLRALVDEEGAFGAHLVSEPPEREIWKFFFK; encoded by the exons ATGCGGTCGCCTTCAATTCTCTCACAGTGCCTGGCCGGTTTCCTGTCTCATGAAAAGGCTGCAGCCCACTGCGTTAATGTCGTGCCCGAGAGGGAAACGCACCTTCCATCACCAGCAGTTGAGATTGTCCCATCAAAG AATGTTCATCCCTACAAGTATGCAGGCGATAATATTGAAATGCATGGCATGAATATATTCAAG GGAAAGGTTAGTGTTGTCGATATTGTTGGATTATCTGGTTCAGAAGTTGTAACTCCAAAAGGCGAAG gGCCTCTGAAATGCTGTGAGAGTTCAATTGATCTAGTGAATGTTCTTAAGAATGAGATTCGTGATGGGCTATTGACATTCAGAAGCAAACAGGTTTTAGAG CTTGGCTGTGGGTATGGGCTTCCTGGGATATTTGCTTGCCTGAAG GGAGCTTCAACAGTGCATTTTCAGGATCCGAGTGCTGAAATAATAAGATGCAAAACAATACCCAATGTACTTGCAAATATTGAGCAAGCTCAAGACAAACATGGTCACCAACAAGGAAGCCCCCTTACTCCATCTCGGCAGCAGTTGACTCGAGATATCCATTTCTATGCTGGGGAATGGGAGGAGCTTCACACTGTTCTATCAGTGATTCATGAGGATGAGGTGGATGCATCATCAGGTGTAGGACTAGAGTTCTGTGAAGATGACATTTTGGATGGTTACAGTAGCCAAGATGCGAGCAATATTTGCCAAGAAACTTCTTCGAGGCGATCAAGAAAACTATCAGGAAGCCGTGCATGGGAGAGGGGGAATGAGACTACCACAGGAGATGGTGGATATGACATAGTGTTAGTCAATGAAATTCCCTACTCTGCGAACTCTCTTCAGAACCTCTATTTGCTCATAAAAAAG TGCCTACGGCCACCATACGGGGTGATGTACCTTGCTGCAAGGAAGAACTACATCGGTTCGAGCAGCGCGGTGCGGCAGCTACGAGCTCTGGTGGATGAAGAGGGCGCGTTTGGCGCGCACCTCGTCTCCGAGCCCCCGGAGAGGGAGATCTGGAAGTTCTTCTTCAAGTAG